From a region of the Lentilactobacillus curieae genome:
- a CDS encoding aspartate aminotransferase family protein, giving the protein MNKLEKATALINDESHYNADCTRIDYYNLVIDHAHGATLVDVDGNEYIDLLASASAINVGHTPDKVVDAITEQAKKLIHYTPAYFHHTPQIELAERLTKLAPGDSEKMVSFGLTGSDANDAIIKFSRAYTGRQYIVSFMGSYHGSTYGSMSLSGTSLNMTRKMGPMLPGVVHVPYPDLYRRLPGESEHDVAMRYFDSFKKPFESFLPADEVACVLIEPIQGDGGIVKAPEEFMQLVYKFCHENGILFAVDEVNQGLGRTGKMWGIQQYDNIEPDLMSVGKSIAAGMPLSAVVGKKEVMQSLEAPANVFTTAANPVCCAASLATLDILEEEDLVNKSKVDGEYAKQQFLDMQKRHPNIGDVRMWGLNGGIELVKDRETKEADPDFATKVIYYAFQHGVVIITLCGNILRFQPPLVITREQLDKAFAVLDDAFTAAENNEVEIPADAGKIGW; this is encoded by the coding sequence ATGAACAAATTGGAAAAAGCTACTGCTTTAATCAATGATGAAAGTCACTATAACGCCGACTGTACGCGGATTGATTACTACAATTTAGTAATCGATCATGCCCACGGGGCAACGCTTGTTGACGTTGACGGTAATGAGTACATTGACTTATTAGCCAGTGCATCCGCCATCAACGTTGGGCACACACCCGATAAGGTCGTCGATGCCATCACTGAACAGGCCAAAAAGCTCATTCACTACACTCCCGCTTATTTTCATCACACTCCACAAATTGAGTTAGCTGAAAGACTCACAAAACTTGCTCCTGGCGATTCAGAAAAAATGGTTAGTTTTGGGTTAACTGGATCTGACGCTAATGATGCCATCATCAAATTTTCAAGAGCATATACAGGCCGCCAATACATCGTATCTTTCATGGGCTCCTATCATGGCTCCACATATGGCTCTATGAGCCTGTCTGGGACCAGTCTAAACATGACAAGGAAAATGGGTCCAATGTTGCCTGGCGTCGTTCACGTGCCATACCCTGACCTATACAGACGTCTTCCCGGAGAAAGTGAACATGATGTGGCAATGAGATACTTTGATTCATTTAAAAAGCCATTTGAATCGTTCCTTCCAGCTGATGAAGTTGCCTGCGTATTGATTGAACCAATCCAAGGTGACGGTGGAATCGTGAAGGCCCCAGAAGAATTCATGCAACTCGTTTACAAGTTCTGCCACGAAAATGGTATCTTGTTTGCAGTCGATGAAGTCAACCAAGGACTCGGTAGAACTGGTAAGATGTGGGGAATCCAGCAATATGACAACATTGAACCGGATTTAATGTCGGTCGGCAAGTCGATTGCTGCTGGAATGCCTCTAAGCGCTGTTGTTGGTAAGAAAGAAGTTATGCAGAGTCTTGAGGCTCCCGCAAACGTGTTTACCACAGCCGCAAACCCAGTTTGTTGTGCCGCATCGCTCGCTACCCTCGATATTCTTGAGGAGGAGGACTTGGTCAACAAATCAAAGGTCGATGGCGAATACGCAAAGCAACAATTCCTCGACATGCAAAAGCGCCATCCAAATATTGGCGATGTAAGAATGTGGGGACTAAACGGTGGAATCGAACTGGTTAAGGATCGAGAAACCAAAGAAGCTGATCCTGACTTTGCTACGAAAGTTATCTACTATGCATTCCAACATGGAGTGGTTATCATTACCCTTTGCGGAAACATTCTTAGATTCCAACCACCGTTGGTAATCACTCGCGAACAGCTTGATAAGGCGTTTGCGGTTCTCGATGATGCGTTTACCGCCGCTGAAAACAATGAA